A genomic region of Candidatus Micrarchaeia archaeon contains the following coding sequences:
- a CDS encoding DUF5131 family protein, translating to MQRTPIDYLTHTWNPIAMRCTPVSEGCANCWHIRMADRHMNNTTFSNNVRKAYSDDHDAKPLLRELELSAPSRLRKPAVIGVQFMGDLFHKDVPDEFINDVLRTMIFAPQHTFLVLTKRPKRMADLIYDFLCDDDLTMENNIWWGISAENQETLDERGKHLIRIPGNLFLSLEPCLGPIIVPPMIFESVDWCVIGAETGPKKRECKPEWINMVVEQFRLADKPIWVKSAPPGAEVVREKPIGG from the coding sequence ATGCAACGAACACCGATTGATTACCTGACGCACACTTGGAACCCGATTGCCATGCGGTGTACGCCTGTTTCTGAAGGGTGTGCAAATTGTTGGCATATCAGGATGGCGGATCGGCACATGAACAATACGACGTTTAGTAATAATGTGCGCAAAGCATATTCGGACGACCATGACGCTAAACCCCTTCTCCGTGAACTCGAATTGTCGGCTCCATCCCGATTACGTAAACCTGCCGTCATCGGCGTGCAATTCATGGGCGACCTCTTCCATAAGGACGTGCCGGATGAGTTTATTAACGATGTCTTGCGGACGATGATTTTCGCTCCCCAGCATACCTTTCTTGTTCTAACCAAGCGGCCGAAGCGAATGGCTGACTTGATTTATGACTTTCTGTGTGACGATGATTTAACTATGGAAAACAATATCTGGTGGGGCATCTCCGCCGAGAATCAGGAAACCCTTGATGAACGCGGGAAACATCTTATTCGTATTCCGGGGAATCTGTTTCTATCGCTTGAGCCTTGTCTTGGGCCAATTATTGTACCGCCCATGATCTTCGAGTCGGTTGATTGGTGTGTCATCGGAGCCGAAACGGGGCCGAAGAAAAGAGAATGCAAACCGGAATGGATCAATATGGTTGTCGAACAATTTCGGCTTGCCGACAAGCCTATCTGGGTCAAGTCCGCCCCTCCGGGTGCCGAGGTCGTGAGAGAGAAACCGATAGGAGGATGA